In the Drosophila willistoni isolate 14030-0811.24 chromosome 3R, UCI_dwil_1.1, whole genome shotgun sequence genome, AGCTACATCTGGTCTCTAAGCACAGCGACGAAGTGTTAGATGTAAGCTTCGATGCGACTGGTAAGCTGATGGCCACCTGTAGCAGCGACTGCACGGCACGCGTTTGGAATCTAGATCGAACAACCGAGCAGGAGCAGCTGGAGATGCTCTCCCTGATGGCCGGGCACAGTGATGAGGTGTCTAAAGTTTGCTTCAGTCCAAGTGGATCTATGCTGTTAACTGCCTCTGCTGATAATACGGCTCGTTTGTGGCTAACCGAATCGGGACATTGCTCTCAGGTGCTGGCCGGGCACGAGGCGGAGGTTTTTAGCTGTGCATATAGCTATTCGGGTGATGCCATATTGACGGCCTCAAAGGATAATACATGTCGATTCTGGAGATGATATGATTGGTATACCGTCCAACTGAATGAGGAATAAATAGCAAATGGTTGGAGGGTTgtaattttcttttcgttttcttttcttgttttttttctttgtttttgtttttgttttgttttgtttatcaacATTTACTACAAACTCGAGAGCAAGTGGGCTTTTGCTTATGATCTTGCTCTTGGTTTTGGGCTTATAAAATAatagtttttccattttgtttaatCGTTTCGTTTAATCGGAAATTATTGTAgacttttctttgtttgtttttgcttacTCTTTAAGGTTTAGGggtttctcttttgtttttttgctgtttcATAAAGATAGTTACAGGTTTCActttatttttgctttctcATGTTTACTAGTTTggttttagtttcttttctcttttgtttctttttgtttttaacatttataCTTTACATTATTAAGTTTCGCCTTAGACTCGCGATATCATcatttcatatacatatataaaaaaatgaacaaaaaatgaTTCTTCTTCAGTAACAAACATTTTACAACTTACAAAAAATCTGCATTGTCTCGAAATCCGTATTAATACATAGTTTGAAATAAaggtttttcttaaaaaaaaaaaaagaacgatTCTTGTACACAAAATTTCAGCGATTGGTTCTCGCTTggttttctttcatttcatttttcattttacgaCTAACTGGAGGCTCACAGGAGGCGGGCACAGAAGTAAACGGTTGATAATAATGATTGTTGctatatatttgatttgatgAGTGACGGAAGAAGTGACGGAACGGAACAGGACGACAGTAGACGACGATAGAGCACACAGAAGTTGAAGTTGTTTAAGAGGGGGGATTATGCGGTTCTACATTAGAAAAATGCATGCATTAACACACAAACGCACCGACAAAAtgccagtgtgtgtgtggcattGCATTTACATTTTGGAAGGtgttctgtgtgtgtttgtgtgcttGGAGCCACGCTCTGAGTTTTCATTTATGTTTCAATACTCTGAGTTAGGCTTAGGTACGCTCATTTCTATAGTTATATATATCATTCTCTTTTATATATTACGTTTACAGTGTAGTGTATATTGTttctttatgtgtgtgtgtgtgtgggtgtgcgcgtgttattgttgtcgttgttgttgggtGTTTTAGGACTGGCCATAtacctatatgtatatatatatactatagaTGTATCGTAAtgcttattattattatcattagtaGTAGGTAggtttttctttcatatttaTCAAAGTAGAAAACGGTttggtgtgttttttttctttcttgtttgtgttgttgttttttgtggcatttaacgtttttgtttttcattttaatttctgtttgttgttggttggattttgtttaaaagtttgtttttcttttgcatatttaatgCGTTGGACTCTGCAAGAATAATAAAGATCACATTTATTAATAAACAGAATGGCAAAAGAACAGAAATGTTTAATAGACAGAACAGAACAGCAaacaggcaggcaggcaggcaggcagagATAGACAGAGGTTTTGAGGAGCAGATATGATTGATTGTGGTGGAGGGTGGATGGAAGGTGGAACATGCAGGGGACACGGTCACTGTAACGGAAATGGGTTAACATGCAGTTTGGATTGCTATTTGGATTCTACAATTCTTACATTAGTCAAATGAAACGACACtcaagcaacaaaaataatgtTCGCCTTACATTTAAAGAATATAATTAAGCTTAAAGGTTTCATTATTTCggtatttcttttcttttttgcaagtttttcttgtttgttcTCTGGTTTGGTTGATTGGTTgttgttctttcttttttttcttgatttttgttttttgattttgttttgtttttgtttttttggagGGGAAATGATTATTATATTTAGCATTACATAATTCATATATCATCATATGCATACAGctagaaataaaagaaagagaatAAGTAAAAAAGACAATTTGTAGTTACAATTATTAGTTTGAAAGGGACTAAAAAAAATGAGGTGAAACAATAAATTTATCAGACTGTCAGTGTGTTTgtttaaatgtatgtatgcatatatgtatgtatctgtgtttgtgtgtatggaGGATGTATTTGGACAAATATTCAATGTGATGGAATAATGTTATCATTGGAAAGGGGAATCAGAAATTCATTTTGGGTAGCAAATATACCTCTTCCCTTGGTCGAATTTACCATAAGCAATCAAGTTGTTATTATTGTAAGctacaaaatcaaaatcgtACTTAAAGCAATtcttcaaaaataataataaaaaaaaaggcaaataaaacaaaaaataataatattcgaAATTATATAAGAAATGATAACTTGTGCTATATGCAAGCGATAACGAAATTGTGTTAGGCATTAAAAGCGCAAAAGCTCAGCAAATGCAGTCGGCAATAGAAGTTTAAAGATTATAAAATAGATTTCGTACTTCACATGGTCGATCCGGGAACTCTTGCTTAAATGTGCGCTCGATAACATGATATCTGTAAACAAAAAGGATACACGTTTGTTTAATAACTCAAAATAAATGTGATTTAAGTTTCCACTCACTTGGACTGCAATCCGCCGCCTGGTGGAAGACCCTCAATGTCGCTTTTGCTTTGTAGACACTTCAATAACTCCACATAATCGGTCAATTTATTGAGTTCAATCTCATCTGCAATAAATATAGAAAGATACACTATATAGAGAATGCTGCATTAAATGGTAAGGGCTTAGTTTTAGACTTATTGAAATAGTTATACGAGAATTTATATACAGCAAATATAGTTTGTCATATTTAAATAGATATTCAAATACAAGCtacatcaaaatcaaaatgcatAATGTGTGTACagtatattatataaaattttaaattaaaatgcaaaacgTGTTGCCATAGCAAGCTTAATTTTAGCTAGTTTAGTTCTTCATAATGAGAACAGTCGTAAAAAACATCGAGAAGTTTGAGATAAGCATAAATTAGTTATAATGCCGGACGGTTCAAGTATATGTTCATATCAGAGGAGAGCTCCCTTTAGCCCAAAGTGTTTCATTTGATTAGAATTCGCAACTATAAAGggaaaaatcaatgaaaactCAGTTTCATTAAACGTTTTTATATAGATTTTACCAGGTTGGACTACTTTTCGGacgttttttaaataattgtaacaaaaaattgatcaaagggacaattttttgtatttattttatgttttctttaaaCTTGTCTTGATCATGGATAAAAAGGTTAATAAAAATCGTGGTAATAAACATTCGAAAAGTGCTTTTCCGAATAGATTacagatttatatatatatattgactTTATAGGCATGCgattaatgttaatttttcacgtctaagtgtgtgtgtggcttggtttcatttctctttttttattttgggctTTGGGGGTGGTGGGTGAAAGGTGAACGAACGGTcggcaaaccaaaaaaaacacaaagataaggaaaaaccaaaaaacaattaagaaaAACCTATCCAATGATAGGAAACGATAAAACACAAACCAAACAActaaacaaaatggcaaattggtaaaaaaacgtatttgaattgaaatttacaAACTACAAAATTTATAGACGTACCTTATGCTCACTCatcttaaaatttttgtattgcTTTCTGTTTCTTGTTCTCATTCTCATTGACACGCCCATATTCATTGctttaaatcttttttttttttttgctaaatatatatgtatatatgaacaGCGATTTTGGAAAAACTTGCGGGAATAACGCGCATAGCTAAATATGTGTATGTAGTATATTCATTGACTTTGAAATAATTGATTAGGCATTTGGTTAAGAGCTGGCTCttaaagagaaaagaatatcaattatttaattcaaagaaagaaaaacgaaacagaaatgaagaaaaaaaaaccaacgaaTAATGAGGTGATCAGTCAGTTgaaatgtttaaacaaaactATATTGTACTTTGAGAGATGTTTTGCATGTATGGCAAGCAGCTAAATTAAAAATggagaaaacaaacaaaaactatatataagtttttctctacatgtgtgtgtgtgtgtgtgaatgaaCTGAGGATTGACTGTTATCGAGCAAACACAAACACTTTAAAGTTTCATTTttgattatacatatatatgtatatatatatattttgctttttcgtTTTGTAGACATGGCAAGGAAAATCATTTTGGTAATTAATTACTATAAACATTCGTTTGCAtgtattgttgtttgtttgtgtgtatgtgtgtttggaTCTGAGGTTGTGTAAAAGAGAACGAGACtatatagtatgtatgtatatacatacacatatgtatatatgtaagtatatataagGTAATGTTGCTGCTTTACACATTTGGTATGATTGAGATTGCTCTACGTACGTACGTTTTAggtacaaaatatttaaattcattcTAAACGATCCAAGATTTTATTTCATGTGTCATTTCGTTTTGATTATTaacttcatttgatttaatttgttcTTGTTACAGACAGTTTGTAAAACATTTGCTGCTGACAACAAGCATAACAATTGGTGAGCATAAGgtttacaattttatatttttgttaatcCTATACGttggtatgtatatacactgtatatatatatttatacatatatatactttaaggcctaacattcaaaattatccTAGGCTAAGTAATTTGTCTGGACAATATATGGCAAagtatttatgtgtgtgtatatttgtaaatcatttacaaatttcatttggaTTAAAGTATTCTGTCCTAGAAATTCACTTTGGTGTTATGAATACTGTGGGCTCTTCTGGCTTCTCCTAtaatagtagtagtagtagtagtagtaataGTAATTGCTGTATAtacattattaattaataCTTGAGCTGTCATCTAACTCTCGTTTGACtcatcaattttttttgtttgcctcaCTCTgcatatttgcattttttgtttttgtttctttttgtctctagctacgaaaaatatatatatacatatatgtattcgTATTTACTAATGTATTGCATTTTGGATGACAAATACTATGCCTAATAACATCAATTCCAAGTTTTTCTTATTCAATTTTCCTGCATTATTTgttctttgcttttctttcttttggtttttgattgatttgcaaTTATTGTTTATGTTCTAAAAATTATAGTTAGGCATGGCGGCGTTTGCGGATTGGGGATTTGAGGGGGGCTAGGGTAGGGGTGTGGGTTACATTTAACTACTTGATAATTGTTAATACTAAATGGCTAAATGGACTGCTGGGGTAACGATTTTGGCAGTTGGCAGTATAGCGCACCACACGCATAGATAATACTGTAACTAGCAAATTCACTCTCTGATACTAACattcactcacacacattcacGCACTCACAATCGCACACAGATATGACTAACTAATACGCTATTAGTTTATTTTACTATGAATTAGTGATAGGATATATGTTGGTATATACAttaacatgtacatatattggtAAATTATACACGAGTTGGCGTTGGCATTGGCAAATGGCaatggttgttgtttttgttatctACTTGGAAGGAACTAGATTCGGTGTAGCAAATTAATTTGCGTTTCAATGTGAAGGAACTAATCtaaaaattcaacaatttgGTATCTTTTGGTATTTCGTTTAACGAAGGATATATGtcgtatgtgtatataaatttcgAATTGGCCCAGTTCATCATCTTCGGCTGAACTTGTATAAGACAGGAGAGGGAAGAGACAGAAAGTATAGAGGGACGACACAGACACTACTACACGCCATAAATCGAAACAGTTTTACGATTAGTTATAAGCAAAGTAGACGACTTAGACAACCTCTTGCAATCTTTTCGATTTGTTTCTCCAACCGATGTTCAGCCTCTATCGCCTCTTCGGTTGGCTTAGGTGCTCCAGGAAAGGCAATTATAATGATGCTCATATTATCACGGCTGCCCTGTTAGTGAGAGAGTGAGATCATATAGAGAGGTGAACATAATTAGAACGCTGTTTGGGTGTAATCTCAAATTGACTTACCTTGTGCAAACAAGTGTCCACAACCTGATTGGCTATATTCACCAAATCGCTTGTCACCCGCAGACGCGAATGAATAAAGCTGCACACATCCTCATTGCTCATCACATCCCAGATGCCATCGCATGCGAGCACCAAGAACTCATCGGTATCCTGACGGCTTTGGCAAAAGATTTCCGGCTCCGGCGAGACCAGCTGCTCACATTGGCCCTTTTCCTTCACATTCTTGAAGTCATAATCACCCAGGGCACGCGACACGGCCAAAGTGCCATTCACCCGCTTGATCATTACACTGCCGCCAGCATTGTGAATCCGTTCCTTTTCCTCTGGCAAAATCGGCTTGTGGTCTTGGGTGGCAAACACCGGCACTCCTTGGCGACAAAGCACAGCTCGAGAGTCTCCACAATTGGCTATATACACCTGCGTGGAGCTCACGAAGGCGCAAACAGCTGTGGTGCCGCCGCATTTCTCCGCCTCCTGTGAAAACTCGGGCAGATCACGCATCACCTGATCGATGCTCAGGAAGCCAGTGCGAATGCCCTTCACATGGTCACCGCTCTTAAACTCCTCGGTGCTTACAATGCTATCCAATAGATGGTTGGCGCAATGCTCGGATACTTTACAGCCGGCGTGGCCATCGAACACGGCAAAGAAGCTCCAATCATCCAGAGCATTGCCTAGGCCGGCTCGGGCATAATAGGCGTCCTCCATATCACAGCGCCAGCCCTGCATTGAGCTGACGCCAAAGAGCAGTTTATTCCCCTCACCCTGATCATTGTGTTTAGCAGTGTTCGGCTTATCCAGGAATCCGCCCATTTCTACTGAACATCCTTTTGTGTATGCTGAGCGGGTGGAAGTTTCTTCTCcttgtgggtgtgtgtgtatgcagcTAAAATGATTGGAACAAAGcgaaccaaacaaaaaaagtaaaatgatGAGTGGGATTATATTGTAAAGACGGGCAgaggcaaagaaaatcaataaGCCTGAACTTGAACTCTCTGCCTTCTTGCCGACTTGGAATGCCAATAGGGACACGAGTTGTCCAGGTGAAGCCCACACACTAAAGCCGCCTACACAGGCCACTGTTCCCGTTATGACACCGAACGAACAGTAATACCCCTTGTGTTGAATAAATGTGATTGTATTTTAACTAACTTTTACCTCAACATCTACTTTGATTTACAAAaatgatatatatgtacatatgtatatggaaatCCGAATAATACATTTCTCTGTAAGTAATGAAAAATTTACCGGAATTTCAATTAATCTCACTTTGATTTAATCTCTTTACGAGGGTAAAATGAAGATAGCAGAAACTTGGTCAAAGCGAGgggtaaaaaatgtaaaatccCGTTATTATACAATATCTTAATACAGTAAATGGCGGATTGTGGCGATAAGATTAACGGAACTGTTCTGTCCtttattaaatatgtatgtaggaaGGATCCTTAGCGTATTTCGCAACTTGTTATCACTTGAAAATCACATATTGGCCAAGTTTCACTGTCTACCCACTTGTGTATTTgttattctttttatttctatttcgTTTCCTCTTTGCACATCGATTTATCAAGGACGCGCGCATTGTCCTTCTTCCTCTTTTGCTAAATTTAGCTGAATATACCGTTCCGTTTCGTTTCTATTATGTTCTTCGCCCCGAACAAGCCTCAAATCGCCCACGCCCACACCGCCTTTGTATTTGGGTTCATGCCGCGTGGGCGTTACAAGAGCAAGCGCGCCTGTTTGTCCTTTATTCTTACACAATTTCGCAATCGCAATtgcaacaaaatattaaataaataaatttcatataaTACCGTAGCCTTTGCCTCTCTTTCTCCtgcttttgcttcttttttccTCTTCGTTGTCGTTCTTcttctgttgttgttctgTGTATGCGTATTTGAGTATgtcactgtgtgtgtgtgggtgcgCGAATGCGTGCTTGTATGAGTATCCGTATTTGCGAATTGTATAAATATTAACAAATCACTTAATCACGCATATGAAAGAATGACTATGATTCGGAAAATAAAACTTTCAAAAGCGCACTCCGCAACACAAATTTTTTCCTATTATTTTTACTAACAAAAACACGCTCTTTATATTCAAGAAGAAGACCGCTTAccacgaaaacaaaaacaacaatcgAGTATACGGGGGAGACTCGCAAACAGTGCTGCCAACATTTTGTTGCATCAAAACGCTTAATCAGCCTTTGAAAAAAGCTAGAAATAGCTAGAAATATTTCTTcgtagccaaaaaaaaagaagctttTCCTTATATGTAAAATGAAGTTCAAAGTTGTATTAGCCTTACCTATTTCTTTGCTTCGTTTTGACAATATTCATTTGACTAATGTCAGTATTTGCAATAACATTTGCCCGCATCAGCTGCATTTAAAGTCAGCCAATTTTTAAATGCAGGGTCTTTACCACGCGTTTTTTGATTGTAAATTTTTCGCATTTTCAACTTTTGCTCGCGGTTTCAAAATTGGGAAACATTTAGTAAACTTCACAGAAAACGATAAGACTGAATATTCGTTTCGCTTATCGATGTTTTTTTGCCattcaaatgaaaaaatacTATTCGTATGAAAATGTGGCATCAAAGATTATAAAAATACACGAAGTTactaaatgtttaaaaatataaagttaagtttgtttttcttgaaaaatAGCTATAATTTCCGCTAGCCGCTATTTCACAATTTATCCCGATCTTGTTGCAACCCACTAGATCTAGTGGAAAAATAGCAAAATTGGCAGCACTGGCCAGATGGCGAATATATCGAAAATGTTATCGATGCAACTTGCGCGCCAATTCGCCCCGCCAACGGCCGATTCGCTCTGCCATACTGAATATTCGCCCAGACAGCACGAAAATACTACAAAAAATACTATCGATAGTCAAATGCGGTAAAAAGTGCTAAGGTCTGAGTAAAAAGTGAGTCGGAAGTCCTAAGGCTCAGCCGAAGTGCTCACTTTGGCAGGGCGGGCacattcaaaagaaaaaaaatttactctgGATAAATAAACTTGcataatgaatgaaatataCAACCGGAATGAAATCTTAAAAGGTGcgaaaaatgcaaattaagCATCTCAACCAATCGAAAACTATATCAATAAAATCcgtttaataaaaaaaacatgaagAATTTCTTAAAGTTTGTGTTAGCATTTTGTCCATCTCGGAATTTGGATAAGCTTACACAGTTTAAATTCATCCTAAAAAATCCTGTATAATTCTTGTAAAATAAGTTTTACAAGCCCCAACACTTTTAAAACCAAGAATAGTTTTTCTAAAATTCATCAGTTTTTGAACGAATTGCGGTATTATATAAACTCTATGAATTCTAATTCAATACAAAGTTTGTACTAGTTGCAAAGGGTATCTAAAAATTCAAACATCCGATCTTATCTGCACTATTCCGTCACTATTGAAAAATATGTACTATGTATATCAAACCATTTGGCCCTGCACTTGGCCTAATCGGAACAGATCGTTAGTGTTCGCAATAGTAAGCTTTACCCAACGACAGTTTTGCACACGCCAAGTTCATTGCCCGATACGATATGCTAGAAAACTAATCGTAAAAGCTCAAGCGAAAATTCGTCGTTTCTAACAACATTAGAAGTTTGCATTCAAATGGCCTTGATCGACGAGTAGCAGTGCATTGACCCATACAAATAGCAGTATTCTTTACTCGAAAGTGGTAGTGGCTGATGTCGTTAGCTCAATTATTCGATGATAAATAAATGACTTTTGGTTTTGAAAGTCAATTGTGAAATCAAAATGTATTTTAGTTTGTGCAACTTATTAATTATAGTTTCCGGTCAAAATAGTCGTTACGTAAAAAGGATAAATCCCTCGACAGTGGTAAGGTTTTAATATCGGGACTTCATGGGGACTTCCCCCATCGTGTAGTCATAGTTGGCGCTCTTATGCAACAATTTAGCTGCAGATAACTATTATTGGAGCTTTTTCTTGGTTACACAAATGTGTAGAATAAAAGCCAAAACACTACTTGCAGTTGGGTCAGTTCAATTATTGAATCGCAGTCGTTGTTTCAGCTATGAGCGAAAGTAGTGAGTTACCCTCCGTTGTTACAGCTGTCCTATTGGCACTTTATCAGCGTCATGATCAGCCACTGGCTATTAAAGCAATATCGGGAGTGGGTGAGAATTCGTACGGCCAAGTGGTGCGCGTTAGTTGGCCAACGTTAAAGGATGCCCAACCGATTGTAGTGAAGATTGCCCCACAAAATGTAGCTAGGCGGGCACATATGCATGTCGTTGACTACTATAAGCGAGAGGTTTTCATGTACCAAAGTGTATTTCCGGCCTATATCGAGATTCTAAAAGATCAGAATTGCTTTGGATTGGTGCCTAAATTGATAGCACATGGACTAGAGGCCCCTAAGGAGTTTCT is a window encoding:
- the LOC6647183 gene encoding protein phosphatase 1B isoform X1, whose amino-acid sequence is MGGFLDKPNTAKHNDQGEGNKLLFGVSSMQGWRCDMEDAYYARAGLGNALDDWSFFAVFDGHAGCKVSEHCANHLLDSIVSTEEFKSGDHVKGIRTGFLSIDQVMRDLPEFSQEAEKCGGTTAVCAFVSSTQVYIANCGDSRAVLCRQGVPVFATQDHKPILPEEKERIHNAGGSVMIKRVNGTLAVSRALGDYDFKNVKEKGQCEQLVSPEPEIFCQSRQDTDEFLVLACDGIWDVMSNEDVCSFIHSRLRVTSDLVNIANQVVDTCLHKGSRDNMSIIIIAFPGAPKPTEEAIEAEHRLEKQIEKIARDEIELNKLTDYVELLKCLQSKSDIEGLPPGGGLQSKYHVIERTFKQEFPDRPCESPTH
- the LOC6647183 gene encoding protein phosphatase 1B isoform X2: MGGFLDKPNTAKHNDQGEGNKLLFGVSSMQGWRCDMEDAYYARAGLGNALDDWSFFAVFDGHAGCKVSEHCANHLLDSIVSTEEFKSGDHVKGIRTGFLSIDQVMRDLPEFSQEAEKCGGTTAVCAFVSSTQVYIANCGDSRAVLCRQGVPVFATQDHKPILPEEKERIHNAGGSVMIKRVNGTLAVSRALGDYDFKNVKEKGQCEQLVSPEPEIFCQSRQDTDEFLVLACDGIWDVMSNEDVCSFIHSRLRVTSDLVNIANQVVDTCLHKGSRDNMSIIIIAFPGAPKPTEEAIEAEHRLEKQIEKIARDEIELNKLTDYVELLKCLQSKSDIEGLPPGGGLQSKYHVIERTFKQEFPDRPCEVRNLFYNL